Proteins from a genomic interval of Streptomyces fodineus:
- the ispG gene encoding flavodoxin-dependent (E)-4-hydroxy-3-methylbut-2-enyl-diphosphate synthase, with amino-acid sequence MTAVPLGVPEVPARPVAPRRQSRQIQVGPVAVGGQAPVSVQSMTTTRTSDIGPTLQQIAELTASGCQIVRVACPTQDDADALATIARKSQTPVIADIHFQPKYVFAAIEAGCAAVRVNPGNIKKFDDQVKEIARAAKDHGTPIRIGVNAGSLDRRLLQKYGKATPEALVESALWEASLFEEHDFRDIKISVKHNDPVVMIEAYRQLAESCDYPLHLGVTEAGPAFQGTIKSAVAFGALLSRGIGDTIRVSLSAPPAEEVKVGIQILQSLGLRQRRLEIVSCPSCGRAQVDVYKLAEEVTAGLDGMEVPLRVAVMGCVVNGPGEAREADLGVASGNGKGQIFVKGEVIKTVPESKIVETLIDEAMKLAERTSPADEVS; translated from the coding sequence ATGACCGCCGTCCCCTTGGGCGTTCCCGAGGTACCGGCCCGTCCGGTCGCGCCGCGGCGGCAGTCGCGGCAGATCCAGGTCGGGCCGGTGGCGGTCGGGGGCCAAGCCCCGGTGTCGGTGCAGTCGATGACGACGACCCGTACGTCGGACATCGGCCCCACCCTGCAGCAGATCGCGGAACTGACCGCGTCCGGCTGCCAGATCGTCCGCGTCGCCTGCCCCACGCAGGACGACGCGGACGCCCTCGCCACCATCGCCCGCAAGTCGCAGACCCCGGTGATCGCCGACATCCACTTCCAGCCGAAGTACGTCTTCGCGGCCATCGAGGCCGGCTGTGCGGCGGTCCGGGTGAACCCGGGCAACATCAAGAAGTTCGACGACCAGGTCAAGGAGATCGCGCGCGCCGCCAAGGACCACGGCACGCCGATCCGGATCGGGGTCAACGCCGGTTCGCTGGACCGGCGGTTGCTCCAGAAGTACGGCAAGGCCACTCCCGAGGCGCTGGTCGAGAGCGCGCTGTGGGAGGCGTCCCTCTTCGAGGAGCACGACTTCCGGGACATCAAGATCTCCGTCAAGCACAACGACCCGGTCGTGATGATCGAGGCCTACCGCCAGCTGGCCGAGAGCTGCGACTACCCGCTGCACCTCGGCGTGACGGAGGCCGGCCCGGCCTTCCAGGGCACGATCAAGTCGGCCGTGGCCTTCGGGGCGCTGCTGTCCCGGGGCATCGGCGACACGATCCGTGTCTCGCTGAGCGCGCCGCCGGCCGAAGAGGTCAAGGTCGGCATCCAGATCCTGCAGTCCCTGGGCCTGAGGCAGCGGCGGCTGGAGATCGTCTCCTGCCCGTCCTGCGGCCGGGCCCAGGTCGACGTCTACAAGCTCGCAGAGGAGGTCACGGCGGGCCTCGACGGCATGGAGGTGCCGCTCAGGGTCGCGGTGATGGGGTGTGTGGTCAACGGCCCGGGGGAGGCCCGTGAAGCCGACCTCGGAGTTGCCTCGGGCAACGGAAAGGGGCAGATCTTCGTCAAGGGCGAGGTCATCAAGACCGTACCCGAGTCGAAGATCGTCGAGACCCTCATCGATGAGGCCATGAAGCTCGCCGAGCGGACGAGCCCCGCAGACGAAGTGAGTTGA
- the hpnD gene encoding presqualene diphosphate synthase HpnD, protein MIRTVDSPSHVSAPVLAAYSYCETVTGQQARNFAYGIRLLPTPKRRAMSALYAFSRRVDDIGDGDLADQVKLKRLEETRALLARVREGEVEDDDTDPVAVALAHAARAFPIPLGGLDELIDGVQMDVRGETYETWDDLKAYCRCVAGAIGRLSLGVFGTEPGARGAERASEYADTLGLALQLTNILRDVREDAAGGRTYLPADDLAKFGCSAGFDGPTPPEGSDFAGLVHFEVRRARALFAEGYRLLPMLDRRSGACVAAMAGIYRRLLDRIERDPEAVLRGRVSLPGREKAYVAVRGLSGLDTRHVTRHVSPRSVRRRA, encoded by the coding sequence GTGATCCGGACCGTGGATTCTCCGTCGCACGTGTCCGCACCGGTACTCGCCGCCTACAGCTACTGCGAGACCGTCACCGGGCAGCAGGCCCGCAACTTCGCCTATGGCATCCGGCTGCTGCCCACGCCCAAGCGCCGCGCCATGTCGGCGCTGTACGCGTTCTCCCGGCGCGTGGACGACATCGGCGACGGTGACCTGGCCGACCAGGTCAAGCTGAAGCGGCTCGAGGAGACCAGGGCGCTGCTCGCCCGGGTCCGGGAGGGCGAGGTCGAGGACGACGACACCGACCCGGTCGCGGTCGCCCTCGCCCACGCTGCACGCGCTTTCCCGATCCCGCTCGGCGGCCTGGACGAGCTGATCGACGGCGTCCAGATGGACGTACGCGGCGAGACCTACGAGACCTGGGACGACCTGAAGGCCTACTGCCGGTGTGTCGCCGGTGCCATCGGCCGCCTCTCGCTCGGCGTGTTCGGCACCGAACCGGGGGCGCGCGGCGCCGAGCGCGCGTCCGAGTACGCCGACACGCTCGGCCTCGCCCTGCAGCTGACCAACATCCTCAGAGACGTCCGCGAGGACGCGGCCGGCGGCCGTACCTATCTGCCCGCCGACGACCTCGCCAAATTCGGCTGCTCGGCCGGGTTCGACGGGCCGACACCGCCGGAGGGCTCCGACTTCGCGGGTCTCGTGCACTTCGAAGTGCGACGGGCCCGCGCCCTTTTCGCCGAGGGCTACCGGCTGCTCCCCATGCTCGACCGGCGCAGCGGCGCCTGCGTGGCCGCCATGGCCGGTATCTACCGCCGGCTGCTGGACCGCATCGAGCGCGACCCGGAGGCCGTGCTGCGCGGCCGGGTCTCGCTGCCCGGACGAGAGAAGGCCTACGTCGCCGTGCGTGGCCTGTCCGGCCTGGACACCCGGCACGTGACCCGCCATGTCTCCCCGCGGTCCGTCAGGAGGCGCGCCTGA
- a CDS encoding 1-hydroxy-2-methyl-2-butenyl 4-diphosphate reductase translates to MRTQPAPAPLLIACALGIEHLALRTGDRSGADGPVSFVRTGMGPRAAERSVTRQLADPALADAVVLATGFCAGLAPGMHPGDLVVAEETRDPRGSVACVGTELLVKELVRLMPGRTVHTGPLTGSDHVVRGHERADLLATGAIAVDMESAATLLTAVRAGERPVAAVRVVVDAPEHELVRIGTVRGGISAFRVLRSVVPAFFEWHRSLLLPRR, encoded by the coding sequence TTGCGCACCCAGCCCGCACCCGCCCCGCTGCTGATCGCCTGCGCGCTCGGCATCGAGCACCTGGCCCTGCGCACGGGCGACAGGAGCGGGGCGGACGGGCCGGTCAGCTTCGTCCGTACGGGCATGGGCCCCCGTGCGGCGGAACGCTCCGTCACCCGGCAGCTCGCGGACCCGGCGCTGGCCGACGCGGTCGTGCTGGCCACCGGCTTCTGCGCCGGGCTCGCCCCCGGTATGCACCCCGGCGACCTGGTGGTCGCCGAGGAGACCCGGGACCCGCGCGGCAGCGTCGCCTGTGTCGGCACCGAACTGCTGGTCAAGGAACTCGTGCGCCTGATGCCGGGACGCACGGTCCACACCGGCCCGCTCACCGGCTCCGACCACGTCGTGCGGGGCCATGAGCGCGCCGATCTGCTCGCGACCGGCGCGATCGCGGTCGACATGGAGTCGGCGGCCACGCTGCTGACCGCCGTCCGCGCCGGTGAACGCCCGGTTGCCGCCGTACGGGTGGTCGTGGACGCTCCCGAACACGAACTCGTGCGGATCGGCACGGTCCGCGGTGGAATATCGGCCTTCCGCGTTCTTCGATCCGTTGTTCCCGCTTTTTTCGAATGGCACCGTTCTTTGCTGCTCCCCCGGAGGTGA
- a CDS encoding DUF6380 family protein — translation MDLTEPGVVREATLHSGVASQSATADRAPFNLHARTSKGREAVSDMRLPPRGHDQPRRTRGRPAAHHRPARGAHARKDAG, via the coding sequence ATGGACCTCACCGAACCAGGGGTCGTGCGCGAGGCAACCCTTCACTCCGGCGTGGCGTCCCAGTCTGCGACGGCTGACCGTGCACCGTTCAACCTGCACGCTCGCACCTCGAAGGGGCGCGAGGCTGTATCTGACATGCGGCTACCGCCGCGTGGGCACGACCAGCCACGACGGACCCGCGGACGCCCGGCGGCCCATCACCGCCCTGCCCGCGGAGCGCATGCACGGAAGGACGCAGGATGA
- the hpnH gene encoding adenosyl-hopene transferase HpnH has product MAMPLRQSIKVATYLLEQKLKKRDKFALLVELEPLFACNLKCEGCGKIQHPAGVLKQRMPVAQAVGAVLESGAPMVSIAGGEPLMHPQIDEIVRQLVARKKFVFLCTNALLMRKKMDKFKPSPYFAWAVHIDGLRERHDASVAKEGTFDEAVEAIKEAKRRGFRVTTNSTFFNTDTPQTVIEVLNYLNDDLKVDEMMLSPAYAYEKAPDQEHFLGVQQTRELFKKAFAGGNRRKWRLNQSPLFLDFLEGKVDFPCTAWAIPSYSLFGWQRPCYLMSDGYVSTYRELIEKTDWDKYGRGKDPRCANCMAHCGYEPTAVLATMGSLKESLRAARETMTSGKQS; this is encoded by the coding sequence ATGGCCATGCCGTTGCGTCAGTCCATCAAGGTCGCTACCTATCTGCTCGAACAGAAGCTCAAGAAGCGGGACAAGTTCGCCCTGCTCGTCGAGTTGGAGCCGCTGTTCGCGTGCAACCTCAAGTGCGAGGGCTGCGGCAAGATCCAGCATCCGGCAGGTGTCCTGAAGCAGCGCATGCCCGTCGCACAGGCCGTGGGCGCGGTACTGGAGTCCGGTGCGCCGATGGTGTCCATCGCCGGTGGCGAACCGTTGATGCACCCTCAGATCGACGAGATCGTACGGCAGTTGGTCGCCAGGAAGAAGTTCGTGTTCCTGTGCACGAACGCCCTTCTCATGCGCAAGAAGATGGACAAGTTCAAGCCCTCGCCGTACTTCGCGTGGGCCGTGCACATCGACGGGCTGCGCGAGCGGCACGACGCCTCGGTGGCGAAGGAGGGCACCTTCGACGAGGCGGTGGAGGCCATCAAGGAGGCCAAGCGGCGCGGCTTCCGGGTGACCACCAACTCGACCTTCTTCAACACCGACACCCCGCAGACGGTCATCGAGGTGCTCAACTACCTCAATGACGACCTGAAGGTGGACGAGATGATGCTCTCGCCCGCCTACGCCTACGAAAAGGCGCCCGACCAGGAGCACTTCCTCGGCGTGCAGCAGACCCGCGAGCTGTTCAAGAAGGCCTTCGCGGGCGGCAACCGCAGGAAGTGGCGGCTCAACCAGAGCCCGCTCTTCCTGGACTTCCTGGAGGGCAAGGTCGACTTCCCGTGCACGGCGTGGGCGATCCCGAGCTACTCGCTGTTCGGCTGGCAGCGCCCCTGCTACCTGATGAGCGACGGTTACGTGTCCACGTACCGCGAACTGATCGAGAAGACCGACTGGGACAAGTACGGCCGCGGCAAGGACCCGCGCTGCGCCAACTGCATGGCGCACTGCGGCTACGAGCCGACCGCCGTGCTCGCCACGATGGGCTCCCTCAAGGAGTCCCTGCGGGCCGCGCGCGAGACGATGACGAGCGGAAAGCAGAGCTGA
- the shc gene encoding squalene--hopene cyclase yields the protein MTATTDGSTGATVPPRAAAASDTTVTTPEAAGVHEAAARAARRATDFLLARQDAQGWWKGDLETNVTMDAEDLLLRQFLGIRDERTTQAAATFIRGEQREDGTWATFYGGPGELSTTIEAYVALRLAGDAPDEAHMAKASAWIRERGGIAAARVFTRIWLALFGWWKWEDLPELPPELIYFPAWMPLNIYDFGCWARQTIVPLTIVSAKRPVRPAPFPLDELHTDPANPNPSKPFAPVASWDGAFQRLDRALHQLRKVVPRRLRKAAMNSAARWIIERQENDGCWGGIQPPAVYSVIALHLLGYDLEHPVMREGLASLDRFAVWRKDGARMIEACQSPVWDTCLATIALVDAGLPADHPQLVRAADWMLGEEIVRPGDWAVRRPGLPPGGWAFEFHNDNYPDIDDTAEVCLALRRVRHHDPERVDRAIGRAVRWNLGMQSKNGAWGAFDVDNTSPFPNRLPFCDFGEVIDPPSADVTAHVVEMLAAEGLAHDPRTRRGIDWLLAEQEADGSWFGRWGVNYVYGTGSVVPALTAAGLPGSHPAIRRAVAWLERVQNDDGGWGEDLRSYKYVKEWSGRGASTASQTAWALMALLAAGEQDSKAVERGIRWLAGTQREDGTWDEPYFTGTGFPWDFSINYHLYRQVFPLTALGRYLHGDPFERGLLAGKPLSEAKGS from the coding sequence ATGACAGCGACGACCGACGGAAGCACCGGGGCGACTGTGCCGCCCCGGGCTGCCGCGGCCAGCGACACCACCGTCACCACCCCCGAGGCGGCCGGGGTGCACGAAGCCGCCGCACGCGCCGCACGGCGCGCCACCGACTTCCTGCTCGCGCGGCAGGACGCCCAGGGCTGGTGGAAGGGCGACCTGGAGACCAACGTCACCATGGACGCCGAGGACCTGCTCCTGCGTCAGTTCCTGGGGATCCGCGACGAGCGGACGACGCAGGCCGCCGCGACGTTCATCCGCGGCGAGCAGCGCGAGGACGGCACCTGGGCCACCTTCTACGGCGGGCCCGGTGAACTGTCCACCACCATCGAGGCGTACGTCGCCCTGCGCCTGGCCGGCGACGCGCCCGACGAGGCGCACATGGCGAAGGCGTCGGCCTGGATCCGCGAGCGCGGCGGCATCGCAGCGGCCCGGGTGTTCACCCGGATCTGGCTCGCCCTGTTCGGCTGGTGGAAGTGGGAGGACCTGCCCGAACTCCCGCCGGAACTCATCTACTTCCCGGCCTGGATGCCGCTCAACATCTACGACTTCGGGTGCTGGGCCCGGCAGACCATCGTGCCGCTCACCATCGTCTCGGCCAAGCGCCCGGTACGCCCCGCGCCCTTCCCGCTGGACGAGCTGCACACCGACCCGGCGAACCCCAACCCGTCCAAGCCGTTCGCCCCGGTGGCCAGTTGGGACGGCGCCTTCCAGCGCCTGGACCGGGCGCTGCACCAGCTGCGCAAGGTCGTCCCGCGCAGACTCCGCAAGGCGGCGATGAACTCCGCCGCCCGCTGGATCATCGAACGGCAGGAGAACGACGGCTGCTGGGGCGGCATCCAGCCCCCGGCCGTGTACTCGGTCATCGCCCTGCACCTGCTCGGCTACGACCTCGAGCACCCCGTGATGCGTGAGGGCCTCGCCTCGCTGGACCGTTTCGCCGTATGGCGCAAGGACGGCGCCCGGATGATCGAGGCCTGCCAGTCCCCGGTGTGGGACACCTGCCTCGCCACCATCGCGCTCGTCGACGCGGGGCTCCCCGCCGACCATCCGCAGCTGGTCAGGGCGGCCGACTGGATGCTCGGCGAGGAGATCGTCCGGCCCGGCGACTGGGCCGTACGGCGGCCCGGGCTTCCGCCGGGGGGCTGGGCGTTCGAGTTCCACAACGACAACTACCCCGACATCGACGACACCGCCGAGGTCTGCCTCGCACTGCGCCGGGTCCGGCATCACGACCCCGAGCGCGTGGACCGGGCCATCGGGCGCGCGGTGCGCTGGAACCTCGGGATGCAGTCGAAGAACGGCGCTTGGGGCGCCTTCGACGTCGACAACACCAGCCCGTTCCCCAACCGGCTGCCGTTCTGCGATTTCGGCGAGGTCATCGACCCGCCGTCGGCCGACGTCACCGCGCATGTCGTGGAGATGCTCGCCGCCGAGGGACTCGCCCACGACCCGCGCACCCGCCGGGGCATCGACTGGCTGCTGGCCGAACAGGAAGCGGACGGCTCGTGGTTCGGCCGCTGGGGCGTCAACTACGTCTACGGCACCGGCTCCGTGGTCCCCGCGCTGACCGCGGCCGGACTGCCCGGCTCGCACCCGGCCATCCGGCGGGCCGTGGCCTGGCTGGAGCGCGTGCAGAACGACGACGGCGGCTGGGGCGAGGACCTGCGCTCCTACAAGTACGTCAAGGAGTGGAGCGGCCGCGGTGCTTCCACCGCCTCGCAGACCGCGTGGGCGCTGATGGCGCTGCTCGCGGCGGGGGAGCAGGACTCCAAGGCCGTCGAGCGCGGCATCCGGTGGCTGGCCGGCACCCAGCGCGAGGACGGCACCTGGGACGAGCCGTACTTCACCGGCACCGGCTTCCCCTGGGACTTCTCCATCAACTACCACCTGTACCGGCAGGTCTTCCCGCTCACCGCCCTCGGCCGGTACCTGCACGGCGACCCCTTCGAGCGCGGCCTCCTCGCCGGGAAACCGCTGTCCGAGGCGAAGGGGAGCTGA
- a CDS encoding polyprenyl synthetase family protein, giving the protein MPPASTPVPRAAVDVTALLERGRTLATPVLRAAVDRLAPPMDTVAAYHFGWIDAAGNPADGDGGKAVRPALAVLSAEVTGAKPEVGIPGAVAVELVHNFSLLHDDLMDGDEQRRHRDTVWKVHGPAQAILVGDALFALANEILLELGTVEAGRATRRLTTATRALIDGQAQDISYEHRDRVSVEECLEMEGNKTGALLAASSSIGAVLGGADDATADALERYGYHLGLAFQAIDDLLGIWGDPEATGKRTWSDLRQRKKSLPVVAALAAGGSASERLGEILAADAKSSDFENFSEEEFAARAALIEEAGGRDWTAEEARRQHTIAIEALDAVDMPGRVRDSFTALADFVVVRKR; this is encoded by the coding sequence GTGCCCCCGGCCTCGACGCCCGTCCCACGGGCCGCGGTGGACGTGACCGCGTTGCTGGAGCGCGGCCGGACCCTGGCCACTCCGGTCCTGCGTGCGGCCGTCGACCGGCTGGCGCCTCCGATGGACACCGTCGCCGCCTACCACTTCGGCTGGATCGACGCCGCCGGCAACCCGGCCGACGGCGACGGCGGCAAGGCCGTACGTCCCGCGCTGGCCGTGCTCTCCGCCGAGGTCACCGGCGCCAAGCCCGAGGTGGGCATCCCCGGCGCCGTCGCCGTCGAACTCGTCCACAACTTCTCGCTGCTGCACGACGACCTGATGGACGGCGACGAGCAGCGCCGCCACCGCGACACCGTCTGGAAGGTGCACGGGCCCGCCCAGGCGATCCTGGTCGGCGACGCCCTGTTCGCCCTGGCCAACGAGATCCTGCTGGAGCTCGGCACCGTGGAGGCGGGCCGCGCCACCCGCCGGCTCACCACCGCCACCCGCGCCCTGATCGACGGTCAGGCGCAGGACATCTCCTACGAGCACCGCGACCGCGTCAGCGTCGAGGAGTGCCTGGAGATGGAGGGCAACAAGACCGGCGCGCTGCTCGCCGCCTCCAGCTCCATCGGCGCGGTCCTCGGCGGTGCGGACGACGCCACCGCCGACGCGCTGGAGCGGTACGGCTACCACCTCGGCCTCGCCTTCCAGGCGATCGACGACCTGCTCGGCATCTGGGGCGACCCGGAGGCCACCGGCAAGCGGACCTGGAGCGACCTGCGCCAGCGCAAGAAGTCCCTGCCGGTCGTCGCCGCGCTCGCGGCCGGCGGCTCCGCCTCCGAGCGGCTCGGCGAGATCCTCGCCGCGGACGCCAAGAGCAGCGACTTCGAGAACTTCTCCGAGGAGGAGTTCGCCGCACGCGCCGCCCTCATCGAGGAGGCCGGCGGCCGGGACTGGACGGCCGAGGAAGCGCGCCGTCAGCACACCATCGCCATCGAAGCCCTCGACGCCGTCGACATGCCCGGCCGGGTACGCGACTCCTTCACGGCGCTCGCCGACTTCGTCGTCGTACGAAAGAGATGA